One part of the Glycine soja cultivar W05 chromosome 11, ASM419377v2, whole genome shotgun sequence genome encodes these proteins:
- the LOC114373378 gene encoding leucine carboxyl methyltransferase 1 homolog, protein MTDAASDSRNDAAVQATNDDASASKLSCVKKGYMKDDYIHLFVRRPVRRSPIINRGYFARWAAFRKLLYQFLDVEKKTDGDAPIKKQILSLGAGFDTTYFQLQDEGKTPYMYVEVDFKEVTSKKAALIENYSQLRNKLGEIATISREKGEVVSAHYKLVPADLRDIQQLNNIISVAGMDPSLPTFIISECVLIYLDPDSSRAVVGWASQAFSTAIFFLYEQILPDDAFGQQMIRNLESRGCALLGIYDTPTLHEKEKLFLDQGWQKSVAWDMLRIYNDFIDAPERHRIERLELFDEFEEWYMMQEHYCVAYAINDGMGLFGDFGFVNDNNVLPS, encoded by the exons ATGACGGACGCAGCGTCCGATTCACGAAACGATGCAGCCGTGCAAGCCACCAACGACGACGCTTCCGCCAGTAAATT GTCATGTGTAAAAAAGGGATACATGAAAGATgattatattcatttatttgtgAGAAGGCCTGTGAGGAGATCTCCAATCATTAATCGTG GTTACTTTGCTCGTTGGGCTGCATTTCGGAAACTTCTCTATCAGTTTCTTGATGTTGAGAAAAAGACAGATGGAGATGCCCCAATTAAGAAGCAGATATTATCACTTGGAGCAGGCTTTGACACAACATATTTTCAGTTGCAG GATGAGGGGAAAACACCATATATGTATGTGGAAGTGGATTTTAAGGAG GTAACTAGTAAAAAGGCAGCTCTTATTGAGAATTACAGTCAATTGAGGAATAAACTTGGTGAAATTGCAACCATATCAAGAG AGAAAGGAGAAGTGGTCAGTGCTCACTATAAGCTAGTCCCTGCAGATTTGCGtgatatacaacaattaaataatattatatctgTTGCTGGTATGGACCCAAG TCTGCCGACTTTTATAATTTCAGAATGTGTTCTGATCTACTTGGATCCAGATTCAAGTCGTGCGGTTGTTGGTTGGGCTTCACAAGCATTTTCGACagcaatattttttctttatgagcAG ATCCTCCCAGATGATGCTTTTGGGCAGCAGATGATAAGAAATTTGGAG TCTCGAGGTTGTGCTCTGTTGGGTATTTATGATACACCAACTTTACATGAAAAGGAAAAGTTATTTCTGGACCAAGGATGGCAG AAATCTGTTGCATGGGACATGCTGAGAATTTATAACGATTTTATTGATGCTCCGGAAAGACACAG GATTGAACGCCTGGAATTGTTTGATGAATTTGAAGAGTGGTACATGATGCAG GAGCACTACTGTGTGGCTTATGCAATCAATGATGGCATG GGTCTTTTTGGTgattttggttttgttaatgACAACAATGTGCTTCCTTCATGA
- the LOC114376503 gene encoding COP9 signalosome complex subunit 7-like isoform X3, whose translation MDIEQKQSELIDHFVKRASAASDAAALSSVLVEATSHPSLFAFSEILALPNLLQLEATENSAYLDMLRLFAHGTWNDYKSNADRLPQLIPDQILKLKQLTVLTLAETYKVLPYDQLMQELDVTNVRELEDFLINECMYAGIVRGKLDQLRRCFEVQFAAGRDLRPDQLGNMIQTLSNWLSTSENMLVSIQEKIKWADAMSEIDKKHRKDVEEKVEEVKKSIFKLHTVSRPTSTSEGMRRSALNLVE comes from the exons ATGGACATCGAGCAGAAGCAATCGGAGCTCATAGACCACTTCGTCAAGCGTGCCTCCGCGGCCTCCGACGCCGCTGCACTATCCTCCGTTCTCGTCGAAGCCACTTCTCACCCTTCGCTCTTCGCTTTCTCCGAGATTCTCGCTCTGCCCAATCTTCTCCAG CTTGAAGCAACTGAGAATTCTGCTTATCTTGATATGCTTCGGTTGTTTGCACATGGAACATGGAATGATTACAAGA GTAATGCTGACCGTCTTCCACAATTGATACCTGATCAGATCCTCAAGCTTAAGCAACTTACAGTTCTTACACTGGCTGAGACATATAAG GTACTACCCTATGACCAACTGATGCAGGAGTTAGATGTGACAAATGTTCGTGAGCTTGAAGATTTTCTAATTAATGAATGCATGTATGCG GGAATAGTTCGAGGAAAGTTGGATCAGTTGCGGCGGTGCTTTGAG GTCCAATTTGCAGCTGGTAGGGACTTGAGGCCTGATCAACTAGGGAATATGATACAGACTCTCTCTAACTG GTTGTCTACATCAGAAAATATGCTTGTTTCAATTCAAGAGAAGATAAAATGGGCTGATGCAATGAGTGAAATTGACAAGAAGCACAGGAAGGATGTGGAAGAGAAGGTAGAAGAAGTAAAGAAGTCCATTTTCAAG TTACACACTGTAAGCAGGCCGACATCGACTTCAGAGGGCATGAGGAGATCTGCTCTGAATCTGGTGGAGTGA
- the LOC114376503 gene encoding COP9 signalosome complex subunit 7-like isoform X2, with the protein MDIEQKQSELIDHFVKRASAASDAAALSSVLVEATSHPSLFAFSEILALPNLLQLEATENSAYLDMLRLFAHGTWNDYKSNADRLPQLIPDQILKLKQLTVLTLAETYKVLPYDQLMQELDVTNVRELEDFLINECMYAGIVRGKLDQLRRCFEVQFAAGRDLRPDQLGNMIQTLSNWLSTSENMLVSIQEKIKWADAMSEIDKKHRKDVEEKVEEVKKSIFKKLHTVSRPTSTSEGMRRSALNLVE; encoded by the exons ATGGACATCGAGCAGAAGCAATCGGAGCTCATAGACCACTTCGTCAAGCGTGCCTCCGCGGCCTCCGACGCCGCTGCACTATCCTCCGTTCTCGTCGAAGCCACTTCTCACCCTTCGCTCTTCGCTTTCTCCGAGATTCTCGCTCTGCCCAATCTTCTCCAG CTTGAAGCAACTGAGAATTCTGCTTATCTTGATATGCTTCGGTTGTTTGCACATGGAACATGGAATGATTACAAGA GTAATGCTGACCGTCTTCCACAATTGATACCTGATCAGATCCTCAAGCTTAAGCAACTTACAGTTCTTACACTGGCTGAGACATATAAG GTACTACCCTATGACCAACTGATGCAGGAGTTAGATGTGACAAATGTTCGTGAGCTTGAAGATTTTCTAATTAATGAATGCATGTATGCG GGAATAGTTCGAGGAAAGTTGGATCAGTTGCGGCGGTGCTTTGAG GTCCAATTTGCAGCTGGTAGGGACTTGAGGCCTGATCAACTAGGGAATATGATACAGACTCTCTCTAACTG GTTGTCTACATCAGAAAATATGCTTGTTTCAATTCAAGAGAAGATAAAATGGGCTGATGCAATGAGTGAAATTGACAAGAAGCACAGGAAGGATGTGGAAGAGAAGGTAGAAGAAGTAAAGAAGTCCATTTTCAAG AAGTTACACACTGTAAGCAGGCCGACATCGACTTCAGAGGGCATGAGGAGATCTGCTCTGAATCTGGTGGAGTGA
- the LOC114376503 gene encoding COP9 signalosome complex subunit 7-like isoform X1: protein MDIEQKQSELIDHFVKRASAASDAAALSSVLVEATSHPSLFAFSEILALPNLLQLEATENSAYLDMLRLFAHGTWNDYKSNADRLPQLIPDQILKLKQLTVLTLAETYKVLPYDQLMQELDVTNVRELEDFLINECMYAGIVRGKLDQLRRCFEVQFAAGRDLRPDQLGNMIQTLSNWLSTSENMLVSIQEKIKWADAMSEIDKKHRKDVEEKVEEVKKSIFKADIDFRGHEEICSESGGVMDYEEDRSRPKRRRHPIS, encoded by the exons ATGGACATCGAGCAGAAGCAATCGGAGCTCATAGACCACTTCGTCAAGCGTGCCTCCGCGGCCTCCGACGCCGCTGCACTATCCTCCGTTCTCGTCGAAGCCACTTCTCACCCTTCGCTCTTCGCTTTCTCCGAGATTCTCGCTCTGCCCAATCTTCTCCAG CTTGAAGCAACTGAGAATTCTGCTTATCTTGATATGCTTCGGTTGTTTGCACATGGAACATGGAATGATTACAAGA GTAATGCTGACCGTCTTCCACAATTGATACCTGATCAGATCCTCAAGCTTAAGCAACTTACAGTTCTTACACTGGCTGAGACATATAAG GTACTACCCTATGACCAACTGATGCAGGAGTTAGATGTGACAAATGTTCGTGAGCTTGAAGATTTTCTAATTAATGAATGCATGTATGCG GGAATAGTTCGAGGAAAGTTGGATCAGTTGCGGCGGTGCTTTGAG GTCCAATTTGCAGCTGGTAGGGACTTGAGGCCTGATCAACTAGGGAATATGATACAGACTCTCTCTAACTG GTTGTCTACATCAGAAAATATGCTTGTTTCAATTCAAGAGAAGATAAAATGGGCTGATGCAATGAGTGAAATTGACAAGAAGCACAGGAAGGATGTGGAAGAGAAGGTAGAAGAAGTAAAGAAGTCCATTTTCAAG GCCGACATCGACTTCAGAGGGCATGAGGAGATCTGCTCTGAATCTGGTGGAGTGATGGATTATGAAGAAGATCGAAGCCGACCAAAGAG GAGGCGGCatccaatttcttga
- the LOC114377519 gene encoding uncharacterized protein LOC114377519 — MERWSGVLRVPLHPNSRTFHRVGASLCLSPETRTLLVPKANAIFFCGDRVEGTGNPVIERLSNLQKLSEIIVSKFGSFTNAWVIEASAFNGPFAVYKDFIPSVNQYGEPSSYHPNGFPASTSTVSLLSNCLEEAKKVILGTQVDTKSGLSPSCSFSRSKTFILGFSKGGAVLNQIVTELGFSDIGSNANSPDVGQLMGRKFAGSEEIYVVPKTKEDLLNSISEIHYVDVGLNSAGAYLTNHDVFERISKRLMQGASELRFILHGTPRQWSDKRRDWIRNEKDKMLRLLESEAPKSGGKFKVLERFYFTDKPPSMQMHFEIIESLDAS; from the exons ATGGAACGTTGGAGTGGAGTTTTGAGAGTCCCACTGCATCCTAACAGCAGGACATTCCATAGAGTTGGGGCATCTCTCTGCCTTTCTCCTGAAACCAGAACTCTGCTT GTACCTAAAGCCAATGCCATCTTTTTCTGTGGGGATCGAGTTGAAGGGACTGGTAACCCAGTGATTGAGAGGCTATCAAATTTACAAAAACTATCTGAAATTATTGTGTCCAAATTCGGTTCATTCACCAATGCTTGGGTTATTGAGGCTTCTGCTTTTAATGGACCTTTCGCTGTCTATAAAGACTTCATACCATCTGTGAATCAATATGGAGAGCCAAGTTCATACCATCCAAATGGATTCCCAGCATCTACATCAACTGTCTCACTCTTATCTAATTGCCTTGAAGAA GCCAAAAAAGTCATTTTAGGAACACAAGTAGATACAAAGTCTGGCTTGAGTCCTTCGTGTTCTTTCTCTCGATCCAAGACATTCATCCTTGGATTTAGCAAAGGTGGAGCTGTACTTAACCAGATAGTTACTGAGCTTGGATTCTCAGATATTGGATCCAATGCGAATTCACCTGATGTGGGACAGCTTATGGGCAGAAAGTTCGCCGGATCTGAGGAGATTTATGTTGTACCTAAAACAAAGGAAGACTTGCTGAACAGCATTAGTGAGATTCATTATGTTGATGTTGGTCTCAACTCTGCTGGGGCATACTTAACTAACCATGATGTGTTTGAGAGAATCTCCAAGAGGCTCATGCAAGGAGCTTCTGAACTCCGTTTTATCCTACATGGAACTCCGAGACAATGGAGTGACAAGCGGCGAGATTGGATACGAAACGAAAAGGACAAAATGCTGCGTCTGCTTGAATCTGAAGCCCCAAAGAGTGGGGGAAAATTTAAAGTATTAGAAAGGTTTTATTTTACTGATAAGCCTCCAAGCATGCAGATGCACTTTGAAATTATAGAAAGTTTAGATGCAAGTTAG